ATTTTTCTTCATATTTTGAGTAACGCCTAATACCTTTTTTGTACTCATACATTCTTCATAAAATAAAAACTAAAAGTTTTATAACAAAAAACTTTTAGTTTTATATTACATATCCACTATAAATCTAAGCTAATACAATCACCTTCATCAAACCCTATCACTATTTTTTTAATATTGATTTCATTAAATAATCCATATGTAGATTTTGAAATTTCTTTTATTATTAAAACAGCATATCCTAAATAAATTATATATTCACCTATTTGTTTTATATCATTATCACTTTTTTTTAGTATTTTACTAGTTTTATATAAAATCTCAGAACTAGCATACATATCATCTGGCTCATATTCTAACTCTAAATCTTCTAAGTCTTGTCCTTCTTCTAGCTCAGCACCTGATAAATATAATCCACAAGTTTCTTCATCATCATAAACACCATCAAATAAACCAAAATATAAACAGTCTATATGATCCTCTGGTGGACTATCTTGTAAATTTTCTTCTATCCAATCTATTAAACATTCCTTTTCTTCATTAAAATCAAGTTCTCTTAATTCATTCCAAATATCACTTTCACATTTTTTATTACAATAATTTATTAGTTCATTCATTCCGTCATTTATACTTAAATTCTTATCTACAATATTAAATATATAATCATAATATGATTTTACATATTGATACATAAGTAATCCCCTCACCAATATTATCTTAAATAGTCTTTACTTTTCTAAAACTAAATCCAGTAAATTTATTGTTTTCTATTATTAATTTTACTTTTTCAGATATAATTATTGAATCATAATCTTCTTTTAATTTAAAAACATCCTCTCCATTAATTTTATCTTTGTTAATGACACGATTAATAAAGACTTTAACCCTAGATTCAATATACTCTGAGTTATCCAAATCAATAGCGTCTACTACTTTAATCATATTTAATACATAGCATTTTTCTGATTTGTTGTTATCTTTATTTATAACTGTTGTAGGTAGATATTGAAAACCATCTATATTATTTGTTTCCATAATATTTTTAAATCTTTCACTTACTATAGTCCAACCAAAAACATTATCTATAAAATCTGTCATTTCATTTCCCTCACAAGGATTGAAATAAAATGAAATATTATTATCCCATTCTTCTATATATCTTCCTTTTGTAACAATATGCATATTAATATCATTGTTACAATATGCCATAACTCCATTCTCCTCATATTTATCCACATCATATTTTAAAATATAATAATTCATTTATACCCTTAGTGAGATTATTTTTCTCACTAAGACACCTCCTTTTAACTTTTTAATTTATTATCAACCTCTTCTATATAACTTATCAGGATTATCAATTCTTAATATTCCTCATAAAATAACTCTATTTTTTCATCGGGATATTCCCAGTCATCTGAGCAACTCAACATTTTTAAACCAATTTTATTTAAAGTTTTAACTTCTTCTGTACTAACATATATATATGCTTCCTCATCATCACCTTTACTTATAAACCAACAATATCCATTCTTTAAAAAATATAAATCATCTGGGTAACTTGGATATTTCCAATTAAATAATCCCTTTGCATTCATAAATGCATCTGATTTATACATAGCATAAGTAATTAATTTGTTATACACATTATTTTCTTGTTCTTCATATATATATATTTCATACATGTTTTAACTCTCCCTTAATTATTTAAAACAATTTTCCTTTATTTCTTTTATTTTCTGTTGTAATTATAAATTCATGTTATCATTAATGCTTTTAATTGTATGCTGGTATATTAATCCATTAACTGAATATTAAAAGTGCAATTATCGACTTTCATCTAAATTACGCCATTCAGATTCGTTATCATTTTAATCATAAGTTTTATCTACCGCCTTTTTAGGAATCAGGGAGTATGTTCTACAACATGAACCAGAAAAACAAGAAGCAGGACTTCATGAATTGGCAGTTGTAGTTGAAGTTCTTTTAGAATTTCTTATATTTAAAATTGTTAATACATTTTTATAATTTCACACATCAACAAAAGATGATTCCTATAACAGAAATCATCTTTTTGACTTTTATATATATTCTTCTATAATTTTAATTTCATCCCAATAATGTGATAGTCCTTTTTTATCATGTACTTTCCATCTTCTGTAGTTAGCTAATATTGCTTTATCCCCTTCCACTTGCATTATATTTGTAGCTTATGTTATAGCCATTTCCATCCATGATAAATTCACATTAAAAGCTAGGAGTTTTAAACTACAAACTCCTAGCTTTTTTAATTTTTATTCTACATTACGAAAGTATTTTTATTTCTTTATAATAAATATTTTTAATAATATAGGCTTATCTAAACCATATTCTGTTGTTGCTAGACTATAACTTAATTCTTTAAAACAATCCATAATAACTAAAAACTGATTTATATTATTATTTATTATATTATTAGCACTTCTCCATACTATAGCTACCTTTTCTTCTCCAAGATTATCAAATCCACCCCATAGCGAATCCATTAATGCATCTAAATTCACACGTCCACTTAATATAGGATCTTGAGGAAGTATATTTTTAATTTCCTTAAAAAATGTTTCTAAGTCTACTATATTTATTCCATTAATGGTGAATATCTTATACTTATGTATTTCTAAAAGTTTCTTCACACTACTAATCTTTTCTTCATCTATATAAGATATTATACTAAAATTATCCATATTGCCTCTCCTCTATCTTATTCTCACAAATCCAGGTAACCCTGTATCTCCATAGTGCATCCAAGTATAATAAGAATATTGTGAAGTTAGATTCTATAATCCTGCCTCTGAATAAGCATTCTTATATAATTCATGTGTAAATAAAATTTCATCATTTAATAACACATCCCTAATTTTAGTTATAAATTTAACATCTATGTTAGGAAACGTATCTTCAAAATTTTCATATTTATCTAAATTCATTAAAAGTCTAACTATTACTCTATAAATATTAGGATAACACGATTTTATATTAAGAGAATAATTCATAAATGCCTCCATATATTTTTTAAAGTTATGACATTCATATTTTTCTTTACCAGTATAAAAAGGAAAACCACTACCATCATTCCATTCTTCTAGTAATCCCCAAAATGCTACTAATGAACCAACCTTATATTTATCCTTACTATCATCAAAATGATTATAGTAAGGATATAATAGTTCATCACACCAAGGCAAATCAATTATTCCTCCCATCTCATTTATGCAATTATATAAAGTATTTATTTTTTCATTAATATTAAAAATGTTGTTCAAACTTTTATCACCTCAATAAAATTATTTCCATCTATTCTTTTCTGGTATGTCGCAAAAAATTGCAATTGCGACTTACTTCATATTTTACATTTTGTCTAAACTTTCCCTCAATCTTTTATTTTCATATTTAAGTTTTTCCATATCAACTAATTGGATAATTAATATTTCTTTATCTTCTTTAGACTTTTTTATTTTTTTATAAAGTTATTTTATCCTATCATCTTTAGCCTTTATCTTTAGGTGTACCAACTATACTATTGTTTTATCACTTATACCTAGCCTATATCAAGTATGGTACTCACTTACTCTTATACTTGTATATCTCTAGCATTATCTATAACTTATATTATTATTTACTATCTATACCATAATAACTAAAGATAATATTTGTTATTTGCTCCTATCACTCTTTATATCCACCTACTACTGGATATGCTGTTCTTATATATCCTGTGTTTGCATCATAAACTACTTTTACTAAACAATATTCTCTATTGTTATATACAGGAAATATTCTAAAGTAATTTTGTTTACCTTGCTTCATATCACTATAATTCCATCTTTCACATATAAACTCATTATTCGCAATGCTAACTATTGTTATTTTTATAAAATCCCTAGACCACTTTTTAGGAAACTTAGTCTTGTTCTTAACTTTAGCTTCTATATGATTTGGTACAATGTGCGTTTTCCACTGCTTTTCTGTTAAATACTTATGCTTAGATTTCTTATTTCTACGTGGCATTACCCTAGCTTTAGTAGTAGCATTAGATATCGCTTTTTTAATGGTATTAACAGGCATTAAATAACTAGTAGTATTACTATGTATATATATACTAACAGCTACATGTATTACCGCTATTATACATGCGCCTATCCATGTATATGGATTACTCCATCCAATTGTTCCTATTAACTGTGGAAAGCACCCATTTTCATCACACATATTAATAGGATTGTTTTTGCAATAGGTAAATGTATTATGTCCTAATAATTCTCCAGTTTTACCTGCTAGTGCATCCGCATTTACAAACCTACCCCATTCAGAATTATAATATCTTGAATTTAAATAATATAATCCTGTTTCTGTGTCATATCTATATCCTCTGTATCTGTAAGGGTTCTTATATCCTACATGGTCTTTGTTATTTGTTATGTCTGTTCCATTTTTTTAAATTAAAAGTTATTAATACATTTTTATAATTTCACACATCTATAAAAAGATGATTCCTATAACAGAAAGAATCTTTTTGCTTTTATATATATTCTTCTATAATTTCGAGTTCATCCCAATAAGGTGATAATCCCCTTTCTATCATATATTCTTCGAAAACTTCTGCTTTGTTAAAATCCGATATATCCTCCTTATTGATCCAAAAACGATCACATTCTTCACATATATATATTACATCATTGGTTTTTTTTATTTTTACTTTGTCAATAGCATATTGCTCACATACAGAACATTGTATATTATCTATATTATTCATTTTATATTCCCCTTTCTATTTTACTGGATACGCTGTTTTAGTATACCTTATGCTTAACTATAAAATCTAAAAAGGATAATGTTCTAAAATCCTCATTATCATTACCAATATTTAATACATCTAAATAACTCTTATATAATTTAGAATCTTTTAAATCAGAACTATTTATATTCTCATCAGATATATCCTCCATAACCATGCTTATCAAAAATAAAAATACATTGGATACAGACTTACCACTATACTCCAATGTATTTTATAATTTTTTAAACAATCTAAGCTTTTTCAAAATAAAAAGAAAAAAATCTTTAACAAACGAAATATTTTGTGCCTGCTTTAACTTAAAATCAACATTTTTTAAAGTATATATTGTTATAGCTAAAAATCCAACTATTAAATAAATATCCTTTAAGTCTAAAATATAATTTAAAAATATTATATAGTCCAAACTTCCACCCCAAAATACTTTATCTATTAGTGATGAAATACTGGCTGCTATAAAAAATATTAAACTTATATAAACAGTATTTATTTTTAAATTAATAAACTTAATATACTTATATAAACTTATAAGAAATAAAGACATAATCACATTAATTATTATTAATATATATATACTTAACTTAAAATTAATAGCATATCCATTAAACATTGATATATGATTACAATTTAAAAACACTTTAAATCCTAAGAAGTTATTCCAAATATGAATTTCAGTAGTTTTAAAAAACATATTAATACTAATTTTTAAAACTTGATCTAATAAAATCAAAAATATTACTGCCATATAAAGCACTCCTTAGTTTCTCAATAAATTCAGTTAACGTATATTTATGGTTCCATTATG
This Clostridium novyi NT DNA region includes the following protein-coding sequences:
- a CDS encoding EndoU domain-containing protein — protein: MCDENGCFPQLIGTIGWSNPYTWIGACIIAVIHVAVSIYIHSNTTSYLMPVNTIKKAISNATTKARVMPRRNKKSKHKYLTEKQWKTHIVPNHIEAKVKNKTKFPKKWSRDFIKITIVSIANNEFICERWNYSDMKQGKQNYFRIFPVYNNREYCLVKVVYDANTGYIRTAYPVVGGYKE
- a CDS encoding barstar family protein, with protein sequence MDNFSIISYIDEEKISSVKKLLEIHKYKIFTINGINIVDLETFFKEIKNILPQDPILSGRVNLDALMDSLWGGFDNLGEEKVAIVWRSANNIINNNINQFLVIMDCFKELSYSLATTEYGLDKPILLKIFIIKK
- a CDS encoding imm11 family protein codes for the protein MNYYILKYDVDKYEENGVMAYCNNDINMHIVTKGRYIEEWDNNISFYFNPCEGNEMTDFIDNVFGWTIVSERFKNIMETNNIDGFQYLPTTVINKDNNKSEKCYVLNMIKVVDAIDLDNSEYIESRVKVFINRVINKDKINGEDVFKLKEDYDSIIISEKVKLIIENNKFTGFSFRKVKTI
- a CDS encoding signal peptidase II, whose amino-acid sequence is MAVIFLILLDQVLKISINMFFKTTEIHIWNNFLGFKVFLNCNHISMFNGYAINFKLSIYILIIINVIMSLFLISLYKYIKFINLKINTVYISLIFFIAASISSLIDKVFWGGSLDYIIFLNYILDLKDIYLIVGFLAITIYTLKNVDFKLKQAQNISFVKDFFLFILKKLRLFKKL